A DNA window from Citrobacter tructae contains the following coding sequences:
- the udk gene encoding uridine kinase — translation MTDQSHQCVIIGIAGASASGKSLIASTLYRELREQVGDEHIGVIPEDSYYKDQSHLSMEERVKTNYDHPNAMDHSLLFQHLQTLKRGSAIELPVYSYVEHTRTQETIHIEPKKVIILEGILLLTDARLRDEMNFSIFVDTPLDICLMRRIKRDVNERGRSMDSVMAQYQKTVRPMFLQFIEPSKQYADIIVPRGGKNRIAIDILKAKISQFFE, via the coding sequence ATGACTGATCAGTCTCATCAGTGCGTCATTATCGGCATTGCCGGCGCATCGGCTTCCGGCAAGAGTCTTATTGCCAGTACTCTCTATCGCGAATTGCGTGAACAAGTGGGTGACGAACATATTGGCGTTATTCCCGAAGACAGTTATTACAAAGATCAAAGCCATCTGTCGATGGAAGAACGTGTAAAAACTAACTACGACCATCCGAACGCGATGGATCACAGTTTGCTGTTTCAGCATCTGCAAACGCTGAAACGCGGTTCGGCAATTGAATTACCCGTCTACAGCTATGTTGAACACACGCGTACGCAAGAGACCATTCATATCGAACCCAAGAAAGTGATTATCCTGGAAGGCATTTTGCTGCTGACGGATGCACGTTTACGTGACGAGATGAACTTTTCTATTTTTGTTGATACTCCGCTCGACATTTGTCTGATGCGCCGTATCAAGCGGGACGTCAACGAGCGTGGCCGCTCTATGGATTCGGTGATGGCGCAATACCAGAAAACCGTGCGTCCAATGTTCCTGCAATTTATTGAACCCTCAAAACAATACGCTGATATCATCGTGCCGCGCGGGGGTAAAAACCGCATTGCCATCGATATTCTGAAGGCGAAAATCAGTCAGTTCTTTGAATAA
- the dcd gene encoding dCTP deaminase: MRLCDRDIEAWLDAGRLSIDPRPPVERINGATVDVRLGNKFRTFRGHTAAYIDLSGPKAEVSAALDRVMSDEIVLDEGEAFFLHPGELALAVTFESVTLPADLVGWLDGRSSLARLGLMVHVTAHRIDPGWSGCIVLEFYNSGKLPLALRPGMPIGALSFEPLSGPAARPYNRRQDAKYRDQQGAVASRIDKD, from the coding sequence ATGCGTTTATGTGACCGAGATATTGAAGCCTGGTTGGATGCAGGTCGTCTGTCTATCGATCCACGTCCTCCTGTCGAGCGTATTAATGGCGCAACGGTAGATGTGCGTCTTGGCAATAAATTTCGTACGTTCCGTGGTCATACGGCGGCGTATATCGATTTGAGTGGGCCGAAGGCTGAAGTCAGCGCCGCGCTGGATCGCGTGATGAGCGATGAAATTGTCCTCGACGAGGGCGAGGCGTTTTTCCTGCATCCCGGTGAGTTAGCCCTGGCCGTGACCTTTGAGTCCGTGACGCTTCCGGCAGACTTGGTTGGCTGGTTAGACGGACGTTCATCGCTGGCGCGTCTGGGTCTGATGGTTCACGTGACCGCGCACCGTATCGATCCGGGCTGGTCAGGCTGCATTGTGCTGGAATTTTACAACTCCGGGAAATTACCGTTGGCCCTGCGTCCGGGTATGCCGATTGGCGCGCTGAGTTTTGAACCGCTTTCCGGTCCGGCTGCGCGTCCTTACAATCGTCGTCAGGATGCGAAGTATCGCGACCAGCAGGGCGCAGTAGCCAGCCGGATTGATAAAGACTGA